A genomic stretch from Shewanella woodyi ATCC 51908 includes:
- a CDS encoding alkene reductase, protein MSLFTPYKTTKLSLSNRMVMAPMTRSRTTQPGNIPNEMMAQYYAQRASTGLIITEATQISDDSQGYSFTPGVYTPEQILGWQKVTSAVHESGGKIFNQLWHVGRVSHPVFQQGLAPMAPSAIKPTDTQVWVVDAEHPDGQMVDCPVPREMTYQDIKRVVNDFADAAENAIEAGFDGVEIHGGNGYLIDQFLRTNSNHRTDSYGGSRENRTRFLMEVIAEVSQRVGADKVGVRLAPFVTFKDMDCPDIVNAILLAAEQLSQLGIAYLHLSEADWDDAPQIPANFRVKLREVFKGTIIVAGRYDTVRACEIIDSGYADLVAFGRAFIANPDLPFRLQTGKPLADFDKGPLFGGGAAGYTDYPNYS, encoded by the coding sequence CCGGGAAATATCCCCAACGAGATGATGGCGCAATATTATGCTCAGCGTGCATCTACTGGGCTTATCATTACCGAGGCGACTCAGATCTCAGATGACAGCCAAGGTTATTCGTTTACACCTGGAGTGTATACGCCGGAGCAGATTTTAGGCTGGCAAAAGGTAACCTCTGCAGTGCATGAGTCGGGCGGGAAAATCTTTAATCAGCTCTGGCATGTGGGACGAGTGTCGCACCCTGTGTTTCAGCAAGGTCTAGCGCCAATGGCGCCTTCGGCAATAAAGCCCACTGATACACAGGTTTGGGTTGTTGATGCAGAGCATCCCGACGGTCAAATGGTAGATTGCCCTGTGCCCAGAGAGATGACTTATCAGGATATTAAACGTGTGGTGAATGATTTTGCTGATGCTGCAGAAAATGCCATTGAAGCGGGCTTTGATGGCGTCGAGATCCACGGTGGTAACGGCTACCTGATCGATCAGTTTCTGCGGACTAACTCAAATCATAGGACTGATAGTTATGGTGGGAGCCGTGAAAATCGAACTCGCTTTTTAATGGAGGTGATCGCCGAAGTGAGCCAAAGAGTCGGCGCTGATAAAGTGGGAGTCAGACTCGCACCATTTGTGACTTTTAAAGATATGGATTGTCCCGATATCGTCAATGCCATCTTGTTGGCCGCAGAGCAGTTATCACAACTCGGCATCGCTTATCTGCACCTATCAGAAGCGGATTGGGACGATGCGCCCCAGATCCCCGCTAACTTTAGAGTGAAACTAAGAGAGGTGTTTAAGGGCACCATAATAGTCGCTGGGCGCTATGACACCGTGCGAGCCTGCGAGATTATCGACAGTGGCTATGCGGATCTGGTTGCGTTTGGCCGCGCTTTTATCGCTAACCCAGATCTCCCTTTTCGTTTACAGACGGGTAAGCCCTTAGCCGATTTTGATAAGGGACCACTGTTTGGTGGCGGAGCCGCTGGTTATACCGATTATCCAAACTACAGCTAA
- a CDS encoding NAD-dependent epimerase/dehydratase family protein — protein MKVLVTGTAGRVGRAIYIHLMKSHEVVGVDKTPCSTVNYVGDIRDSALMNTALNGVEAIIHTAALHAPHVGLCSEGEFAEININATEQLALLGLQRGVKHFIFTSTTALYGYASTPEGVAGWVDETVQPQPKSVYHKSKIMAESMLENISKQFALPITVLQMSRCFPESADFMSVYRLTRGIDVRDVALAHACALDKRLQGFRRYIISGKTPFVREDCEQLPLHAAGLIQAHIPELAQEFANRGWQLPQGLDRVYDSSLAQRELGWQPKHSFESVLSMLDSESSEVLPVLGQASNEA, from the coding sequence GTGAAAGTATTAGTGACGGGGACGGCTGGTAGAGTGGGACGGGCTATCTATATTCACCTGATGAAAAGCCATGAGGTGGTAGGAGTCGATAAAACGCCATGTTCGACGGTGAATTATGTGGGAGATATTCGCGATTCAGCCCTGATGAATACTGCATTAAATGGGGTTGAGGCGATCATACATACGGCGGCCCTGCATGCGCCTCACGTAGGTTTATGCTCAGAAGGTGAGTTTGCCGAGATAAACATTAATGCCACCGAACAACTTGCCTTATTAGGACTACAAAGGGGCGTGAAACATTTTATCTTTACCAGTACCACGGCTCTCTATGGTTATGCCTCAACGCCTGAAGGAGTCGCAGGCTGGGTTGATGAAACTGTGCAGCCACAGCCTAAGAGCGTTTACCATAAGTCTAAAATAATGGCGGAAAGCATGCTTGAAAATATATCTAAGCAGTTTGCTTTGCCAATCACAGTGCTTCAGATGTCACGCTGCTTCCCTGAATCAGCCGACTTTATGTCGGTATACCGCCTAACTCGGGGGATCGATGTTCGCGATGTGGCCCTTGCTCATGCTTGCGCGCTAGATAAGCGACTTCAAGGGTTTAGGCGTTATATTATTTCGGGTAAGACGCCCTTTGTAAGGGAAGATTGCGAACAGTTACCTCTTCATGCTGCAGGTCTTATTCAAGCCCATATTCCAGAGCTTGCACAGGAGTTTGCCAACAGGGGCTGGCAGTTGCCCCAAGGATTAGATCGCGTCTACGATTCATCGCTAGCACAGCGTGAGCTAGGCTGGCAGCCTAAGCATAGTTTTGAGAGTGTGTTGAGCATGTTAGACAGTGAGAGTTCAGAGGTTCTACCGGTTTTGGGTCAAGCTTCGAATGAAGCTTGA